Proteins encoded in a region of the Deefgea piscis genome:
- a CDS encoding OmpP1/FadL family transporter, with product MKFKSMLLITALCSAPSWAGGLYLYEVGTEDVGLAGAGMAARAQDPSVMVANPAGLAMMKGDQLTLGAQALYGDVPYTVNNGNNADNVIGWFPGMSAFYSHAVNDQVTVGLGVYGNYGLALDFGGWGIAGPKGNYVGSAAIKNGATMAVTIQPSMAYRINDEWSVGGSIGINYGYASLTRDTLFGSEEKTSSDDWALNAKLGVLYQLDESTRFGLAYTSATQYNFDLNPTVLGQQALVAQEVNAPQQIMLSAFHQLTPRWAVMGNLGWQDWSAYNHNKNNGNEASQQFKDTWHTALGVQYQYSEKLRLNTGIAYDSSFYKDSQNASLTLPSGEAWRFGIGAQYQLDKKNSLGIAFEYMDIGAASVNHLGPLSGQYNDSKMYFLTANFSTQF from the coding sequence ATGAAATTCAAATCCATGCTGCTGATTACAGCACTATGTTCAGCGCCAAGCTGGGCGGGCGGACTTTATCTTTATGAAGTTGGCACTGAGGATGTGGGTCTAGCTGGTGCTGGTATGGCCGCACGAGCACAAGATCCATCGGTGATGGTGGCCAATCCGGCAGGGTTGGCCATGATGAAAGGTGACCAGCTCACGTTGGGCGCTCAAGCACTGTACGGCGATGTGCCATACACAGTGAATAATGGTAACAACGCCGACAACGTCATCGGTTGGTTCCCAGGAATGAGCGCATTTTATAGCCATGCCGTGAACGATCAGGTCACGGTCGGCCTCGGTGTCTATGGCAATTATGGGCTGGCGCTAGATTTTGGGGGTTGGGGGATCGCAGGCCCAAAAGGGAATTATGTTGGCAGTGCGGCGATCAAAAATGGCGCAACGATGGCGGTCACAATCCAACCTAGCATGGCGTACCGGATTAACGATGAGTGGTCTGTGGGTGGGAGCATTGGTATCAATTACGGCTATGCTTCGTTAACGCGCGATACTTTATTTGGCTCAGAAGAGAAAACGTCGAGTGATGATTGGGCGCTAAATGCAAAATTGGGCGTTCTCTATCAATTGGACGAATCGACCCGCTTTGGCTTGGCCTACACTAGCGCAACACAATATAACTTTGATTTGAATCCGACTGTACTTGGCCAGCAAGCTTTAGTTGCACAAGAAGTGAATGCGCCGCAGCAAATTATGTTGAGCGCGTTTCATCAGCTCACGCCACGTTGGGCGGTGATGGGTAATCTAGGTTGGCAAGATTGGAGTGCCTACAACCATAACAAAAACAATGGCAATGAAGCCTCTCAGCAATTTAAAGACACCTGGCATACCGCACTCGGTGTGCAATACCAATACAGTGAGAAACTCAGATTAAATACGGGCATTGCCTACGACAGCAGCTTTTACAAGGATAGTCAAAATGCCTCGCTCACTTTGCCTTCAGGAGAAGCATGGCGGTTTGGTATCGGTGCTCAGTATCAATTGGACAAGAAAAACAGCCTAGGTATCGCATTTGAATACATGGATATTGGCGCAGCCTCGGTCAATCATCTTGGTCCGCTCAGTGGTCAATACAATGATTCAAAAATGTATTTTTTAACTGCGAATTTTAGTACTCAATTTTAG
- a CDS encoding GNAT family N-acetyltransferase, which produces MRIRRFKTGDEVALFQVFLSAVHGIAAHDYSPEQIQAWAPITLPAEIWASKMQTLRPWVLEIDNTIVAYADVQANGYIDHFFVAANATRKGLGSQLMQQIFATATHLAMIELSADVSISAEPFFLHHGFAVAERKQTLCRGVILQNALMRKKMDYRIDIPQKK; this is translated from the coding sequence ATGCGCATCCGGCGATTCAAAACCGGCGATGAAGTCGCCTTATTTCAAGTTTTTTTATCTGCTGTGCATGGTATTGCGGCACACGATTATTCGCCAGAACAAATCCAAGCCTGGGCCCCCATCACCCTGCCTGCCGAGATATGGGCCAGCAAAATGCAAACTTTGCGCCCATGGGTGCTCGAGATCGACAATACAATTGTTGCTTATGCTGATGTGCAAGCCAACGGCTATATCGACCATTTTTTTGTTGCTGCCAACGCCACACGAAAAGGCCTTGGCAGCCAATTAATGCAGCAGATTTTTGCTACCGCAACACATTTGGCAATGATTGAGCTCAGCGCCGACGTGAGCATAAGCGCCGAGCCGTTCTTTTTGCACCACGGCTTTGCAGTAGCCGAGCGAAAACAAACCCTTTGCCGTGGCGTCATATTGCAAAATGCATTGATGCGAAAAAAGATGGACTACCGCATCGATATCCCTCAAAAAAAGTAA
- the blaOXA gene encoding class D beta-lactamase — MSARLPIRTTLWCVKLRRQSATHFAALLAALTLCAGLAQAQTLITPQASGFEENSQIAAVFAKAQIQGSIAILDVSQQRLVGHNGERAATRFIPASTFKIANSLIGLSRKAVSSVDEVFYHYDGQPVYLASWAHDMSLRDALRVSNVPAYQQLAKKIGLSAMQSEVSKLNYGNADIGSQVDQFWPKGPLKISPIEQSQFLARLAQTQLPLPQSAQIAVRDIMQLESGNGWTLYGKTGLYRTSPSDIGWFVGWIEENGKIYSFALNMDQAKETPLSQRIQLSKDSLQALGLMKK, encoded by the coding sequence ATGTCTGCCCGCCTACCTATTCGAACCACCCTTTGGTGCGTGAAATTACGCCGCCAAAGTGCCACGCATTTTGCCGCCTTGCTGGCGGCCTTGACTTTGTGTGCTGGGCTCGCGCAAGCGCAAACCTTGATCACGCCACAAGCGTCAGGCTTTGAAGAAAACAGTCAAATCGCCGCAGTTTTTGCCAAAGCGCAGATCCAAGGCAGCATCGCCATATTGGATGTCAGTCAGCAGCGACTCGTGGGGCACAATGGCGAGCGGGCCGCAACGCGCTTTATTCCTGCGTCCACCTTTAAAATCGCCAATAGCTTAATTGGCCTCAGTCGCAAGGCGGTCAGCAGTGTGGATGAGGTGTTTTACCATTACGATGGCCAGCCCGTGTATTTAGCCAGTTGGGCGCACGATATGAGTTTACGCGACGCGCTACGCGTGTCTAACGTACCAGCCTACCAACAACTGGCCAAAAAAATCGGCCTGAGCGCCATGCAAAGTGAAGTGAGCAAACTCAATTACGGCAATGCCGATATTGGTTCACAAGTTGATCAGTTTTGGCCCAAAGGGCCACTCAAAATCAGCCCGATTGAACAAAGCCAATTTTTAGCTCGCCTCGCACAAACCCAGCTCCCGCTACCTCAATCAGCCCAAATCGCGGTGCGCGACATTATGCAACTTGAATCGGGCAATGGCTGGACGCTCTACGGTAAAACTGGGCTCTACCGCACTAGCCCATCGGACATTGGCTGGTTTGTTGGCTGGATAGAAGAAAACGGTAAAATCTATAGCTTTGCGCTCAATATGGATCAAGCCAAAGAAACACCGCTCAGCCAGCGCATTCAATTAAGTAAAGACAGCTTACAAGCGCTAGGACTGATGAAAAAATAG
- a CDS encoding FmdB family zinc ribbon protein, translated as MPIYAYRCAACAHYGEHLQKLSDPALTQCPACAATEYQKQLSAVGVQIKGAAATSTAPTPHHCGPGCQH; from the coding sequence ATGCCCATCTACGCCTATCGCTGTGCCGCCTGCGCGCACTATGGTGAACACTTACAAAAACTCAGCGACCCCGCACTCACCCAATGCCCAGCGTGTGCCGCAACCGAATACCAAAAGCAGCTCAGCGCCGTTGGCGTGCAAATTAAAGGCGCGGCAGCAACCAGCACCGCGCCCACGCCACATCACTGCGGGCCAGGCTGCCAGCACTAA
- a CDS encoding sensor histidine kinase yields MLSQQLSLVLQLLQQTCIFLVIAWLLARTPLFTPLMQVTIRLPHKLTCYLVFSGFCILGTYLGLKVDDSIANIRAIGAVLGGLLGGPSVGLAVGFTGGLHRYSLGGPTDLACMISTICEGLLGGLVHRALISRARVDLLFQPALVGVVTLLAEMMQMMIILAATRPYSVAYGVVNSVALPMLIANSVGAAMFMRLLLDRRAMAEQYSSAFSARALRIAARTEGLFRTSFNEANSMRVAQIISEETGVGAVAITDREKLLAFTGAGSDHHLPGTPITSKHTQDAIRDNRVVYADGNEIAYKCSIHPECRLGSTLVIPLQDADDQVIGTIKLYEPKGRLFAKLNRTLGEGIAKLLSRQILTGRIEAQRALLAQAEIKLLHAQVNPHFLFNALNTLNAVIRIDPARARILVQHLSTFFRKNLKRPDGTATLADEIEHVNAYLQIELARFAERLQVDVEIDSQFSQVGLPAFSLQPLVENAIKHGTSQLLGIGKIRLYAEPASRGNTLLLHVEDNAGLFNALGRSSDGMGMSLVDRRLKAQFGPEYGLSIAHVPEQFTRISLSLPLVVDELLAVEEL; encoded by the coding sequence ATGTTGTCGCAGCAACTCTCCCTTGTTTTGCAATTACTCCAGCAAACCTGCATTTTTTTGGTTATCGCTTGGTTGTTGGCGCGCACGCCATTGTTTACGCCTTTGATGCAAGTCACCATTCGCTTGCCGCATAAACTGACGTGCTATTTGGTTTTTTCTGGTTTTTGTATCCTTGGCACGTATTTGGGGCTCAAGGTCGATGACTCGATTGCGAATATTCGTGCAATCGGCGCCGTGTTGGGCGGCTTATTGGGCGGCCCTTCAGTCGGGTTGGCGGTGGGGTTTACCGGCGGGCTGCATCGCTACTCACTCGGTGGCCCCACTGATTTAGCCTGTATGATTTCAACAATTTGCGAAGGTTTGCTTGGCGGCTTGGTGCATCGCGCTTTAATTAGCCGTGCTCGGGTTGATTTATTGTTTCAGCCGGCCTTGGTCGGGGTGGTGACTTTGCTGGCTGAAATGATGCAAATGATGATTATCCTGGCTGCTACTCGGCCGTATTCAGTGGCGTATGGTGTGGTCAATAGCGTGGCCTTACCGATGCTGATTGCCAATAGTGTCGGGGCGGCCATGTTTATGCGCTTATTGCTCGATCGGCGGGCAATGGCTGAACAGTATTCGAGTGCTTTTTCAGCGCGTGCGCTGCGGATTGCGGCCAGAACTGAGGGTTTATTTCGTACTAGCTTTAACGAAGCCAATTCAATGCGCGTGGCGCAGATTATTTCCGAAGAAACCGGCGTTGGTGCGGTAGCGATTACCGATAGAGAAAAATTGCTGGCGTTTACCGGCGCGGGGTCTGATCATCATTTGCCCGGCACCCCCATTACCTCCAAGCATACGCAAGACGCGATTCGTGACAATCGGGTGGTGTACGCCGATGGCAATGAGATTGCCTATAAATGCTCGATTCATCCCGAGTGTCGCCTTGGTTCGACCTTGGTGATTCCATTGCAAGACGCGGATGATCAAGTCATCGGTACCATTAAGCTGTATGAACCCAAGGGGCGGTTGTTTGCCAAGCTCAACCGAACCTTGGGTGAGGGCATAGCTAAGCTATTGTCGCGGCAAATTCTGACTGGCCGGATCGAGGCGCAGCGCGCTTTGCTGGCGCAGGCAGAAATTAAACTACTGCATGCACAAGTGAATCCGCATTTTTTATTTAATGCACTGAATACCTTAAATGCGGTGATTCGGATTGATCCGGCGCGAGCGCGAATTTTGGTGCAGCATCTATCGACTTTTTTTCGTAAAAACCTCAAACGCCCCGATGGTACTGCCACATTGGCCGATGAAATCGAACATGTGAATGCCTATTTGCAAATTGAATTGGCGCGCTTTGCTGAGCGTTTGCAGGTTGATGTCGAGATTGACTCGCAATTTAGTCAAGTGGGCTTGCCGGCGTTTTCATTGCAACCCTTGGTTGAAAATGCGATTAAGCATGGTACGTCGCAGCTGCTCGGGATAGGAAAAATACGCCTTTACGCTGAGCCCGCGAGTCGGGGTAATACCTTGCTGCTACACGTTGAAGACAATGCCGGTCTTTTTAATGCCTTGGGAAGAAGCAGTGATGGCATGGGGATGAGCTTGGTGGATCGACGCTTAAAAGCGCAGTTTGGTCCAGAGTACGGTTTGAGCATAGCGCACGTGCCCGAGCAATTTACCCGGATCAGTTTAAGTTTGCCTTTGGTGGTTGATGAATTGTTGGCGGTGGAGGAATTGTGA
- the btsR gene encoding two-component system response regulator BtsR, producing the protein MIQALLVDDEPLARDELRCLLEDAGIDVVGEASNAIEAMQMIYRLRPDVVFLDIQMPRISGLELVGMLDPDKIPQIVFVTAFDEHAVKAFEEHAFDYLLKPVLASRLNKTLARLSKQNGAAPDYNLIAPRQALRQLPCHRHDRILLLPLDEVDYVVARLSGVYLVTQDGTEHFTELTLKVLEEKTGLLRCHRQYLVHPEKVAQIVLGETGGGEVITRAGLNVPVSRRFLKPLKAQLGVLL; encoded by the coding sequence GTGATTCAAGCTTTATTGGTTGATGATGAACCGTTGGCGCGCGATGAGTTGCGCTGTTTACTCGAGGACGCGGGCATTGACGTCGTGGGGGAGGCGAGTAATGCCATCGAGGCGATGCAAATGATTTATCGTTTGCGCCCAGATGTGGTGTTTTTGGATATTCAAATGCCCAGGATTTCTGGCCTGGAATTGGTGGGTATGCTCGACCCCGATAAAATACCGCAGATCGTGTTTGTGACAGCGTTTGACGAACATGCCGTGAAAGCATTTGAAGAGCACGCTTTTGATTATTTGCTGAAACCGGTGCTAGCTAGCCGATTGAATAAAACCTTGGCGCGCTTAAGTAAGCAAAATGGCGCGGCACCGGATTACAATTTAATTGCGCCTCGGCAAGCACTCAGACAATTGCCGTGTCATCGGCATGATCGGATCTTATTATTGCCGCTCGATGAGGTCGATTACGTTGTAGCGCGTTTGTCTGGCGTGTATTTGGTGACGCAAGACGGCACAGAGCATTTTACTGAGCTGACATTAAAGGTGCTGGAAGAAAAAACCGGCTTGCTGCGTTGCCATCGGCAATATCTGGTTCATCCCGAAAAAGTAGCTCAGATTGTTTTGGGTGAGACCGGTGGTGGCGAGGTGATTACGCGGGCTGGACTCAATGTGCCGGTAAGCCGCAGGTTTTTAAAGCCGCTGAAAGCGCAGTTGGGGGTTTTGCTTTAG
- a CDS encoding carbon starvation CstA family protein, with amino-acid sequence MNSIKQWGVWMAVALVGAFSFAMLALSRGEHVNAVWLVLVAISCYSIAYRFYSKFIAERVFELDDRRLTPAVRRNDGLDYVPTNKWVLFGHHFAAIAGAGPLVGPILAAQMGFLPGTIWILVGVMLAGAVQDFLILFISTRRDGRSLGEMAKQELGVVPGFIVMVGALGVMIIILSALALVVIKALAESPWGVFSIAATIPIALFMGVYMRYLRPGRIGEISIIGFVLMMAAIVFGENIAAHAYWGPFFTMTGPQLTVALVIYGFVASALPVWLLLAPRDYLSTFLKIGVIAGLAVGIIFAAPELKMPAVTQFIDGSGPVFSGSLFPFLFITIACGAISGFHALVSSGTTPKLIEKESHMRVVGYGSMLCESFVAIMALICASVLEPGVYFAMNSPAALIGTTVESASAAINSWGFVVTPEILTQMAKDVGEHSILSRAGGAPTFAVGMAHIISDIFGSKAMMSFWYHFAILFEALFILTAVDAGTRACRFMVQDTVGVFIPGVAKSNSWVGNMLGTAVAVSGWGFFVYQGVTDPLGGINTLWPLFGIGNQMLASMALLLGTVVLFKMKKERYIWVTLLPTTWLFITSMTAGWQKIFHENPKIGFLAQANRFKGAIADGTLLAPAKSIADMERIVFNNQINAGLCAFFMLVAVTMLIATIIHARKAFGHAKPTVNEIGGEVSVEAGRA; translated from the coding sequence ATGAACTCAATCAAACAGTGGGGGGTATGGATGGCGGTTGCGCTGGTTGGCGCATTCTCTTTTGCCATGCTGGCCTTATCGCGCGGAGAGCACGTCAACGCAGTTTGGCTGGTGCTGGTCGCTATCTCTTGTTACAGCATTGCCTATCGCTTTTATTCAAAATTTATCGCCGAGCGCGTGTTTGAATTGGATGATCGTCGTTTAACGCCGGCAGTGCGTCGCAATGACGGACTCGATTATGTGCCGACCAATAAGTGGGTGTTGTTTGGTCACCACTTTGCCGCAATTGCTGGTGCTGGTCCTTTGGTGGGGCCAATTTTGGCGGCGCAAATGGGTTTCTTGCCGGGCACAATCTGGATCTTGGTCGGCGTGATGCTGGCGGGTGCGGTGCAAGACTTCTTGATTTTGTTTATTTCGACGCGCCGCGATGGCCGCTCGCTTGGCGAAATGGCGAAGCAAGAGCTCGGTGTAGTGCCAGGCTTTATTGTGATGGTCGGCGCTTTGGGCGTGATGATTATCATCTTGTCGGCTTTGGCTTTGGTGGTGATTAAAGCCTTGGCAGAAAGCCCATGGGGTGTGTTCTCGATTGCGGCAACGATTCCTATCGCCTTGTTTATGGGCGTGTATATGCGCTACCTACGCCCGGGGCGTATTGGTGAGATTTCCATCATTGGTTTTGTGCTGATGATGGCTGCGATCGTGTTCGGTGAAAATATCGCCGCGCATGCTTACTGGGGTCCATTCTTTACCATGACTGGTCCGCAGTTGACTGTGGCCTTAGTGATCTATGGTTTTGTGGCTTCGGCATTGCCAGTTTGGTTGCTATTAGCACCACGCGATTATTTGTCGACATTCTTAAAAATTGGTGTGATTGCTGGTTTGGCCGTGGGGATTATTTTTGCGGCGCCTGAGCTAAAAATGCCTGCTGTGACCCAATTTATTGATGGTTCAGGTCCGGTGTTTTCGGGTTCTTTGTTCCCGTTCTTGTTTATTACCATTGCCTGCGGTGCGATTTCTGGTTTCCATGCCTTGGTTTCATCAGGTACTACGCCAAAGCTGATCGAAAAAGAAAGTCATATGCGCGTGGTTGGTTATGGCTCAATGTTGTGCGAGTCATTCGTTGCCATCATGGCTTTGATCTGCGCTTCGGTGCTTGAGCCTGGCGTGTATTTTGCGATGAATTCGCCGGCGGCTTTAATTGGCACGACGGTGGAGTCGGCTTCAGCGGCAATTAATAGCTGGGGCTTTGTGGTAACGCCTGAGATTTTGACGCAAATGGCCAAAGACGTTGGCGAGCATTCAATCTTGTCACGTGCTGGTGGTGCTCCGACGTTTGCAGTGGGTATGGCGCACATTATTTCCGATATCTTTGGTAGCAAAGCCATGATGTCGTTCTGGTATCACTTTGCCATCTTGTTTGAAGCGCTGTTTATCTTGACTGCAGTGGATGCCGGTACCCGTGCTTGCCGCTTTATGGTGCAAGACACAGTGGGTGTGTTTATTCCAGGCGTGGCAAAAAGCAATTCTTGGGTTGGCAATATGTTGGGTACCGCCGTTGCAGTATCGGGCTGGGGCTTTTTTGTATACCAAGGGGTGACTGATCCATTGGGCGGGATTAATACGCTATGGCCACTGTTTGGTATTGGTAATCAAATGCTCGCATCGATGGCCTTGTTGTTGGGTACGGTCGTGCTGTTTAAGATGAAAAAAGAGCGCTATATCTGGGTGACGTTGTTGCCGACAACTTGGTTGTTTATTACGTCGATGACGGCGGGTTGGCAAAAAATATTCCATGAAAACCCAAAAATTGGTTTCTTGGCACAAGCCAATCGCTTTAAGGGTGCTATTGCGGATGGTACGTTGTTAGCCCCAGCAAAAAGCATTGCCGATATGGAACGCATTGTGTTCAACAATCAAATTAACGCCGGTTTGTGCGCCTTCTTTATGTTGGTGGCGGTGACAATGTTGATTGCAACGATTATTCATGCACGCAAAGCATTTGGCCATGCTAAGCCGACAGTGAATGAAATCGGTGGTGAAGTCAGCGTAGAGGCTGGTCGTGCTTGA
- a CDS encoding YbdD/YjiX family protein, with amino-acid sequence MLDLSFLLPATKAPVVSDEVFQDEYDRYVAEQRLTNPYGVLMSPEDFRRFSLGSNWLTGLKDTAQKVVQTCRLMVGIHDYEYYYDHMRRQHPGAEPLSREAFYRYCLDARFPGAGNVNKCPC; translated from the coding sequence GTGCTTGATTTGAGTTTTTTATTGCCCGCCACCAAAGCACCGGTGGTGAGCGATGAAGTGTTTCAGGATGAGTATGACCGCTACGTGGCCGAACAGCGGTTAACCAATCCGTACGGTGTTTTGATGTCGCCAGAAGACTTTCGCCGCTTTAGTTTGGGCTCTAACTGGTTGACGGGACTGAAAGATACCGCGCAAAAAGTAGTGCAAACTTGTCGTTTAATGGTGGGGATACATGATTATGAATATTATTATGATCATATGCGCCGCCAGCACCCTGGTGCTGAGCCATTAAGTCGAGAAGCATTTTATCGCTATTGTCTTGATGCTCGTTTTCCGGGTGCGGGCAATGTCAATAAGTGCCCTTGTTGA
- a CDS encoding fluoride efflux transporter FluC — MVSALDVMWVGLGGGLGSLARWRVGLWFGERYHGVFPWGTLLINVSGAFVIAYLSILFSIDWRERFGTPLNAGVLTGALGGFTTFSSMQLDAAKLTDSGRGKMAVVYLLLSVFAGLVAAILGAWLALLSR; from the coding sequence ATGGTCTCAGCATTGGATGTGATGTGGGTAGGGTTGGGGGGCGGTTTGGGCTCGTTGGCGCGTTGGCGGGTGGGGCTTTGGTTTGGCGAGCGTTATCACGGGGTTTTTCCGTGGGGGACTTTGTTGATTAATGTGAGCGGCGCGTTTGTGATTGCCTATCTGTCGATTTTGTTTTCGATTGATTGGCGTGAGCGCTTTGGTACGCCACTCAATGCCGGCGTGTTGACGGGCGCTTTGGGTGGGTTTACCACGTTTAGTAGTATGCAATTGGATGCCGCGAAATTGACCGATTCGGGCCGTGGCAAGATGGCCGTTGTGTATTTGTTATTGTCGGTATTTGCAGGGCTGGTAGCCGCCATATTGGGCGCTTGGCTGGCGCTATTGTCTCGCTAG